From the genome of Brachionichthys hirsutus isolate HB-005 chromosome 9, CSIRO-AGI_Bhir_v1, whole genome shotgun sequence:
GTTAGCAGGGCGCTAGCACACCCCAAGCTAAAAGCTTTGTAGCCAAAACACCTAGCATGAAACGGGTGTTAGCAGGGTGCTAGCACACCCCGAGCTAAAAGCTTTGTACCCGAAACACCTGGGCTGTTAGCAGGGTGCTAGCACACCCCGAGCTAAAAGCTTTGTACCCGAAACACCTGGGCTGTTAGCAGGGCGCTAGCACACCCCGAGCTAAAAGCGTCGTAGCTGAAACACCTAGCATGAAACGGGTGTTAGCAGGGCGCTAGCACACCCCAAGCTAAAAGCTTCAGGGCACGTCCccccgggaggagaccacggggaagacctcGGGACCCCCCCGGGCAGAGGGAAGTCTTAAAGGCTCGCTTTCTTCTTCAGGCCTTCCACGCTGTTGCCAACTTCAAGtcctctgatgacatcactccgCCCCCGCCTGCCCCGCCCCCAAAGGAGGACCCTTTGCGAGCGCTGACTGAGCGAGGACACGAGTCCGTCTACAACAAGGGTCCCGCCTCTGCCTCAGAGAGTAACGATGAGATTGCGGCGGCGCCGGCCCCCCTGGACCGGATAGCCCCCCTGGGGCCCCTGCAGCGGGAGCAGGACTCCATGGGGAGCCTGAAGAGGGCCAGCGTGGACGTGGAGCTGCTGGCTCCTCGCAGCCCCATGGGCAAGGAGACGATGCTGACCTTCAGCAACACGCTGCCCAGAGCTAGCATGAACGCTAACGGGGGGCTGGGGGCCAGCACGCCGGAGCCGGTCCAGCCGGTCCAGCGGCGCCTGAAGGCGGTGCAGGTTCCCATGGACCCCATGCGATCGCAGCAACTCATGTCTGAGTGGAAGCAGAAGTCCATGGAGATGAGAGGCCTGAGTGTCCGGGACGAGACGGGGGCCAGCGAGGACGGATCCGGGCTGGGGACAGACGACGGGGGGACCCAAGTCCCCATCTACCAGCCCGCAGTGCAGTCTGGGAGGACGCCCTCGAGCCGCAACCCCACcccaccaccagggggagccAAAGCTGTGGCTACCCCCAGACCTCCGCAGATCCCCGAGGCTGGACCCCCCCCAGTTTCTCCAAAGAGTGCCCTGACCCGGGCCAAGTGGCTCGCCATCCGGGAGAAGACGGGCGGCGAGGGTTCAGCCCGCGCCGCCGCCAACCAGCCGCGACTCATGCACGTCATCGCCATGTCGAAGCAGCAGGGCCTCctgcccgcccccccctcaggaGACAAGTCCTCCGAGACCACGTCCACCTGCTCAGGTACCTCGTCCACCAGCGACTCCCCTCGCTCCCGCCCAAACTACGAGCAGCGCGAGGGACCAGGTATAATAACGGTGGACGCCCACTCGCCACACCATCCCGTCGTCCAAGCGCCgccccaagccccgcccctcgcaGGGAACGGGAACCCGTGGGAGTGGGCGGGGGCGTCGCCCAATGGGCGGGACCCACGAGACACGTATGACCTGAACAGCCTGACCCGAGGAGACTCTGC
Proteins encoded in this window:
- the plppr3b gene encoding phospholipid phosphatase-related protein type 3; the encoded protein is MMMMMMNSEKMKKKPPKDSVTLLPCFYFVELPIVASSMVSLYFLELTDVVQPARVGFRCRDRELSMPYVDGGDELIPLLMLLSLAFAGPAASIMLVEGIVYCLQSRLKLRRPEGSINAGGCNFNSFLRRTVRFVGVHVFGLCATALVTDIIQLSTGRHAPFFLTVCRPNYTLAGVSCDRNAHVTKDICSGHDQHAIMAARKSFPSQHATLSAFAAVYVSMYFNATISDSTKLLKPVLVFAFAMAAALTGLTQITQHRSHAIDVYVGFLIGAFIAAYLAFHAVANFKSSDDITPPPPAPPPKEDPLRALTERGHESVYNKGPASASESNDEIAAAPAPLDRIAPLGPLQREQDSMGSLKRASVDVELLAPRSPMGKETMLTFSNTLPRASMNANGGLGASTPEPVQPVQRRLKAVQVPMDPMRSQQLMSEWKQKSMEMRGLSVRDETGASEDGSGLGTDDGGTQVPIYQPAVQSGRTPSSRNPTPPPGGAKAVATPRPPQIPEAGPPPVSPKSALTRAKWLAIREKTGGEGSARAAANQPRLMHVIAMSKQQGLLPAPPSGDKSSETTSTCSGTSSTSDSPRSRPNYEQREGPGIITVDAHSPHHPVVQAPPQAPPLAGNGNPWEWAGASPNGRDPRDTYDLNSLTRGDSAARGSSFRPHRAASPRGAIDPAPAPPPPNPQVEVSAEAQHREMAMRRKTALVLLDRESRHQTEQENFYKSLHGRRFKE